The DNA sequence TTGGTTCCTGGGCTGTCGCTGGGTTGTGCATGGGAAAAAGGGATGCCGCGGTGGGAACCGCCAGGACTCGGGGAGTCTGTGGGCTTGGCCTGTCCCTGGCCAGGCGTGTGCCTCATTAGTTGCaatttgttgctgctgctgcctgaaatGAGATGTGTGCAGACCCCCTCCATCCCTGTGCCTCTGGTGTGTACAGGCTACAGCACTGGGAGGCTGCTGGGGGTGTACTGGGAAGCCCCAAAACAGCGTCTCCTGCTCCAGAGGAGATGCCGTTCCCAGTTCTGTCACTGGCTCTGGATAAGTCACAGCTTCAAGTTTCCCCTCCTCTAGAGAGGACAGGCACTTTaccctggggaaggagagggaggacagACAGGGTCTGTCAGTGCTGGCAAGGGGTGGGAAGTCCTCTGGAAGGACACGAAAAGCTCAAAAGCGTGGGGGGATGCCGTCCCCCCCTGTTTCAAGGGACAGCTCTTACAGCCCTTGCCTTTTGGACATGTCCAGCCTAAGTCTCCGCAGGCACAGAAGTACTTTGAGTCCGATTGTTGGAAATAACTGCATTAGGAGTTCTCCAGCCAGTCTTTGCTTCCCGGTCTGTGTGGATGGATCCATTATAAAATGTAACACAAATGTTTCCTCTGTCTTCCTGCCCCATCCCTCAGGATTTTTAGATGTGCCCTGATGCCGCAGGGTCTCCTCGCTCCTGGAAATGCAGCTCTCTTCCAGTGTGGCTGAACTCAGCTGTGACGAGACGATGGACCCACCCGCTGAGGACTTCCAGCAGGTCCTGTCCATTGACCAAATCCGCTCCATCCGTGCCAGCAACAACTACGTGGAGAGACCGGCTGTCTGCTTCCAGCAAGCCCGCTCCAACCCATCCCTGTCCCAGCCACCACACAAGCAAGAGTGGTCCCAGGACCGCCTGGCGTCTTCCACCTTCCAGGACCTGCACCGCAGCCACAGCCAACAGCACCAGATGCCACCTTTGCAGCAACACATGAGCCATTCCAGCACGGCCAGCTCCGTCTCCCAAAGCACCACCGCCTCCGACCAGCGACTCCTGAGCAGCCTCACGCCCTCCCACTCCGGGCATTCCCTCATCCGGACGCAGCCCCGGGCCGGCGAGCTGAAACCGGAGGAATCGCCGCTGAAGGGGGTGGCGGAGAAGCCCACCCTCCACACCGGCCACCTCTTCATCTGCGA is a window from the Buteo buteo chromosome 22, bButBut1.hap1.1, whole genome shotgun sequence genome containing:
- the SPRY3 gene encoding protein sprouty homolog 3; this encodes MQLSSSVAELSCDETMDPPAEDFQQVLSIDQIRSIRASNNYVERPAVCFQQARSNPSLSQPPHKQEWSQDRLASSTFQDLHRSHSQQHQMPPLQQHMSHSSTASSVSQSTTASDQRLLSSLTPSHSGHSLIRTQPRAGELKPEESPLKGVAEKPTLHTGHLFICEECGRCKCARCTAARSLPSCWLCNQRCLCSPESLLDYGTCLCCVKGLFYHCSTDDEDTCADDPCSCGPGSCCARWAAMSFLSLLMPCLCCYFPTLGCLKLCQRGYDGLKRPGCRCQSHTNTVCRKISSSSGTPFPKTLDKPV